A region from the Sandaracinus amylolyticus genome encodes:
- the rpsB gene encoding 30S ribosomal protein S2: MTDVQTTEATTQDYASELPLSLRALIDAGVHFGHQTRRWNPKMRPFIFGARNGIHIIDLDQTAVLFKRAYDFVVEAVGRGGHVLFVGTKRQAVETVQEEAARAGQFFVTGRWLGGTLTNFRTVKGAIERLRELDRMFEDGTAENFVKKEQMKLKREQERLEKFIGGIKMMNAHPAAVFVIDPHHEHIAVSEARKLNIPIVAITDTNCDPDVIDFVIPGNDDAIRSIKLFTSKIADACIEGQQRRREFRGGEGGHDRGGEGGARVEVEFQRGGRRGGGGDRRGPRGPRGGGGGES, translated from the coding sequence ATGACCGACGTCCAGACCACCGAAGCGACCACTCAGGACTACGCGTCCGAGCTCCCCCTCAGCCTCCGCGCCCTGATCGATGCCGGCGTCCACTTCGGGCACCAGACCCGTCGTTGGAACCCGAAGATGCGCCCGTTCATCTTCGGCGCGCGCAACGGCATCCACATCATCGACCTCGACCAGACCGCGGTCCTCTTCAAGCGCGCCTACGACTTCGTCGTCGAGGCCGTCGGCCGTGGCGGCCACGTGCTCTTCGTCGGCACGAAGCGCCAGGCGGTCGAGACGGTGCAGGAGGAGGCGGCCCGCGCCGGTCAGTTCTTCGTCACCGGCCGCTGGCTGGGCGGCACGCTCACGAACTTCCGCACCGTGAAGGGCGCGATCGAGCGCCTCCGCGAGCTCGACCGGATGTTCGAGGACGGCACCGCCGAGAACTTCGTCAAGAAGGAGCAGATGAAGCTCAAGCGCGAGCAGGAGCGCCTCGAGAAGTTCATCGGCGGCATCAAGATGATGAACGCGCACCCGGCGGCGGTGTTCGTCATCGACCCGCACCACGAGCACATCGCGGTCAGCGAGGCTCGCAAGCTCAACATCCCGATCGTCGCGATCACCGACACGAACTGCGATCCCGACGTCATCGACTTCGTGATCCCCGGCAACGACGACGCGATCCGCAGCATCAAGCTGTTCACGTCGAAGATCGCCGACGCGTGCATCGAGGGCCAGCAGCGCCGCCGTGAGTTCCGCGGTGGTGAGGGCGGCCACGATCGCGGTGGCGAGGGCGGCGCGCGCGTCGAGGTCGAGTTCCAGCGCGGCGGCCGTCGCGGTGGTGGCGGCGACCGTCGTGGCCCGCGCGGTCCGCGCGGCGGCGGCGGCGGCGAGAGCTGA
- the tsf gene encoding translation elongation factor Ts, whose amino-acid sequence MANVTAQQVKALRDRTGAGMNDCRMALIEADGNEEKAVEIIQKKGLAKAAKKAGAIAAEGLIHSYIHSNARIGVLVEVNCQTDFVARGDEFKSFVNEVALQIASSSPLYVRREEVAQADQDKQLAIFRGQMEEEEQKTGKKRPEAAVAKILEGKLDKWFSEVCLDEQELVTREDKKTVKGVAEELTAKIGEKISVRRFVRYELGEGIEKKATDLAAEVAEQLKGMS is encoded by the coding sequence ATGGCGAACGTCACCGCTCAGCAGGTGAAGGCGCTCCGCGATCGCACGGGCGCCGGCATGAACGACTGCCGCATGGCCCTCATCGAGGCCGACGGCAACGAAGAGAAGGCCGTCGAGATCATCCAGAAGAAGGGTCTCGCGAAGGCGGCCAAGAAGGCGGGCGCGATCGCGGCCGAGGGCCTGATCCACTCGTACATCCACTCGAACGCGCGCATCGGCGTGCTCGTCGAGGTGAACTGCCAGACCGACTTCGTGGCGCGCGGCGACGAGTTCAAGTCGTTCGTGAACGAGGTCGCGCTGCAGATCGCGTCGAGCTCGCCGCTCTACGTGCGCCGCGAGGAAGTGGCGCAGGCGGACCAGGACAAGCAGCTCGCGATCTTCCGCGGTCAGATGGAAGAGGAAGAGCAGAAGACCGGGAAGAAGCGCCCGGAGGCGGCGGTCGCGAAGATCCTCGAGGGCAAGCTGGACAAGTGGTTCAGCGAGGTGTGCCTCGACGAGCAGGAGCTCGTCACCCGCGAGGACAAGAAGACCGTGAAGGGCGTCGCCGAGGAGCTGACCGCCAAGATCGGCGAGAAGATCTCGGTGCGCCGCTTCGTGCGCTACGAGCTCGGCGAGGGCATCGAGAAGAAGGCGACGGACCTCGCCGCCGAGGTCGCGGAGCAGCTCAAGGGAATGAGCTGA